The Quercus robur chromosome 7, dhQueRobu3.1, whole genome shotgun sequence genome has a segment encoding these proteins:
- the LOC126692917 gene encoding protein PHOTOPERIOD-INDEPENDENT EARLY FLOWERING 1 isoform X1 yields MASKGPRCKLDHESRAKRQKALEAPKEPRRPKTHWDHVLEEMVWLSKDFESERKWKLAQARKVALRASKGMLDQATKGEKKMREEEQRLRKVALNISKDVKKFWMKIEKLVLYKHQMELDEKKKKALDKQLEFLLGQTERYSTMLAENLVDTHKPVQNPATPDRMTIKCKEVDEIDVDESPEFNFESQSNIADMDDDYDIRSEDESEDDEHTLEEDEALITEEERQEELTALQNEVDLPLEELLRRYTKEEVSRESSPEKGEDGAEPPSRESTPETDEDGVEPSIVGDDHGKGKVNDLSTVNEIDTSYSVTSVVATGRRCGGSNGDVSVLENHVLDIEMCQASDLSKDAGKSSKDAGKSAKDHMLYDFSDEQEDGDFVLAAGEEKDDEATLSEEEELAKEDSIHPMDEIALLQKESEIPVEELLARYKKGFNDDEVTDDESDYASALSDNLMDSPAHEGIQLTQQATSMDKDVETGECQSVAYSLAEVQQAGSHEKTEEERESENRIADAAAAARSAQPTGNTFSTTNVRTKFPFLVKHPLREYQHIGLDWLVTMYEKRLNGILADEMGLGKTIMTIALLAHLACEKGIWGPHLIVVPTSVMLNWETEFLKWCPAFKILTYFGSAKERKYKRQGWLKPNSFHVCITTYRLVIQDSKVFKRKKWKYLILDEAHLIKNWKSQRWQTLLNFNSKRRILLTGTPLQNDLMELWSLMHFLMPHIFQSHQEFKDWFSNPISGMVEGQEKVNKEVVDRLHNVLRPFILRRLKRDVEKQLPMKHEHVIYCRLSKRQRNLYEDFIASSETQATLASANFFGMISVIMQLRKVCNHPDLFEGRPIVSSFDMSGLDIQLSTSVCSMPSPCPFYNVDLKGLGFLFTHLDFNLNSWESDEVKAIATPSSLIKECTDLCNLEEIGPGYRHRKRLHGTNIFEDIRKAIIEERLREAKERASAIAWWNSLRCEKKPMFSTTLREILTVKHPVYDIHLQKANPLSYMYSSKLADIVLSPVERFQRMLDLVESFMFAIPAARAPPPVCWCSKSVTSVFLHPTYKQKCSEMLSPLLSPIRPAIVRRQVYFPDRRLIQFDCGKLQELAILLRKLKSEGHRALIFTQMTKMLDLLEAFINLYGYTYMRLDGSTQPEERQTLMQRFNTNPKFFLFILSTRSGGVGINLVGADTVIFYDSDWNPAMDQQAQDRCHRIGQTREVHIYRLISESTIEENILKKANQKRALDDLVIQSGGYNTEFFKKLDPMELFSGHRALPIKNLQKEKINNNGNEVSVSNADVEAALKFAEDEADYMALKKLEQEEAVENQEFTEEAIGRMEEDEYVNEDDLKVDEPVDQGGWITTANKETRVILAGNNPNEERAPAIASKEDDVDMLADVKQMAAAAAAAGQEISSFENQLRPIDRYAIRFLELWDPIIDKAAVESQARFEETEWELDRIERYKEEMEAEIDEDEEPLVYERWDADFATEAYRQQVEALAQHQLMEELECEAKEKEDAEDDKCDSMNRNEKQSDPKPKSKKKPKKAKYKSLKKGSLASELKPAKEELATDRMSIDDENISHEVVTSSENFSSVQKKRKKAETTLDYEQGKTSKKKSKKLKKTPPEICPLDLDSNLSGMQHDEPMDPKPCESVVDVEQKSTSRSRMGGKVSITTMPVKRVLMIKPEKLKKANIWSRDCVPSPDSWLPQEDAILCAMVHEYGPQWSLVSETLYGMTAGGFYRGRYRHPVHCCERFRELIQRYVLAAPDNPSNEKVSNAGSGKALLKVTEDNIRLLLDVAAEQPDRELLLQKHFTALLSSVWKVKSRVDLTPSRSSSQNGLYRSLTWKSMQEPPEKLKFTNLGESSRMLKRALLDVSLSEDTVSPSNLGRETSSVTEQLVINLEFPKELEDSMVPLPSSISLSISGADPPPSVSKASGEDHHFKASQNVAENRFRAAARACVEDSVGWVSSVFPTNDVRNRSVSKLPSLGKHKLSISDSMKPSKSRFKRSSMEHTEMPHLIAEPVLEPLPAAAPKDPDLSFDLTQPIIPDVGIDVVGSNLTDGTDMEHSMEMESYEEVPHCYVPDLISGLDDCPLLPEFTDIG; encoded by the exons atggCCTCCAAAGGTCCAAGGTGTAAGCTTGATCACGAGTCAAGAGCTAAGCGTCAAAAG GCACTTGAAGCTCCCAAAGAACCTCGACGCCCTAAAACCCATTGGGATCATGTTTTAGAAGAGATGGTTTGGCTGTCCAAG GACTTCGAATCTGAGAGGAAATGGAAATTGGCACAAGCAAGGAAGGTCGCTTTAAGAGCGAGCAAGGGCATGTTAGATCAGGCTacaaagggagaaaagaaaatgagg GAAGAGGAGCAGCGGTTGAGAAAAGTTGCACTTAATATTTCAAAGGATGTGAAGAAATTCTGGATGAAAATAGAAAAGCTG GTGCTTTACAAGCATCAGATGGAGCTtgatgagaaaaagaaaaaggcactTGATAAGCAACTTGAGTTTCTTTTGGGGCAAACTGAGAG GTACTCAACAATGCTAGCAGAAAATCTTGTGGATACTCATAAACCAGTGCAAAACCCTGCTACACCAGATCGAATGACTATTAAATGCAAAGAAGTGGAtgaaattgatgttgatgaGTCACCAGAATTTAATTTTG AATCTCAGTCGAATATTGCGGATATGGATGATGATTATGATATACGATCTGAAGATGAGTCA GAAGATGATGAACACACACTTGAGGAAGATGAGGCCCTTATAACTGAAGAAGAAAGGCAAGAAGAATTGACAGCTTTGCAAAATGAAGTAGATCTTCCACTAGAGGAGCTGCTCAGACGTTATACCAAGGAGGAAG TTAGCAGAGAAAGCAGTCCAGAAAAGGGTGAAGATGGGGCTGAACCACCTAGCAGAGAAAGTACTCCAGAAACGGATGAAGATGGGGTTGAACCATCCATTGTGGGGGATGATCATGGCAAGG GCAAAGTAAATGATCTTTCAACTGTCAATGAGATTGACACAAGCTATTCAGTAACTTCAGTTGTAGCCACTGGTCGTCGCTGT GGTGGAAGTAATGGTGACGTATCTGTTTTGGAAAACCATGTATTAGATATTGAGATGTGTCAAGCTAGTGATCTGTCAAAAGATGCTGGGAAGTCTTCAAAAGATGCTGGGAAGTCTGCCAAAGATCATATGCTATATGATTTTAGTGATGAACAG GAAGATGGTGACTTTGTTCTTGCTGCTGGCGAAGAGAAG GATGATGAGGCAACCTTGTCAGAGGAGGAGGAACTGGCAAAAGAAGATTCAATCCACCCCATGGATGAG ATTGCATTACTGCAGAAGGAGAGTGAAATACCTGTAGAAGAATTGCTTGCAAGGTATAAAAAG GGCTTCAATGACGATGAAGTTACAGACGATGAATCCGACTATGCGTCTGCTTTATCAGACAATCTCATGGATTCTCCAGCCCATGAAGGCATTCAGCTTACACAGCAAGCTACTTCTATGGACAAAGATGTTGAAACTGGTGAATGCCAGTCAGTTGCATATTCTCTGGCAGAAGTACAGCAAGCAGGATCCCATGAAAAAACAGAGGAGGAGAGGGAAAGTGAGAATAGAATTGCTGATGCAGCAGCGGCTGCAAGATCAGCACAGCCAACGGGAAACACCTTCTCCACAACCAATGTGCGTACTAAGTTCCCATTTCTTGTGAAGCATCCTCTTCGTGAGTATCAACATATCGGCTTGGATTGGCTTGTTACAATGTATGAGAAAAGACTCAATGGGATTCTAGCTGACGAAATGGGGCTTGGAAAGACGATTATGACAATCGCTCTGCTTGCACACCTGGCGTGTGAAAAGGGAATATGGGGTCCTCATCTCATTGTTGTCCCCACAAGTGTCATGCTTAATTGGGAGACTGAGTTTCTGAAATGGTGTCctgcttttaaaattttaacatattttggAAGTGCAAAAGAGCGCAAATATAAGAGGCAGGGCTGGTTGAAACCTAACTCGTTTCATGTGTGCATAACAACTTACAGATTGGTTATTCAAGATTCAAAAGTTTTCAAGCGCAAGAAGTGGAAATACTTGATTTTGGATGAAGCTCATCTGATTAAAAATTGGAAGTCACAAAGATGGCAGACTCTTTTGAACTTCAATTCAAAACGGCGTATATTATTAACTGGGACACCGTTGCAGAATGATCTCATGGAACTTTGGTCTCTAATGCATTTTTTGATGCCCCATATCTTTCAATCTCATCAGGAGTTCAAGGACTGGTTCAGTAATCCAATATCAGGAATGGTTGAGGGACAAGAGAAAGTAAATAAAGAAGTTGTGGATCGTCTTCATAATGTTCTCCGTCCATTCATACTCCGTCGCTTGAAGCGAGATGTGGAGAAGCAGCTCCCTATGAAACACGAACATGTCATTTACTGTAGACTGTCAAAGAGGCAGCGTAACTTGTATGAAGACTTCATTGCGAGCTCGGAAACACAAGCTACTCTTGCAAGTGCCAACTTTTTTGGGATGATTAGTGTTATCATGCAACTTCGCAAAGTTTGCAATCATCCAGACTTATTTGAGGGTCGTCCAATTGTTAGTTCATTTGATATGAGTGGTCTTGACATCCAATTGAGTACCTCTGTTTGTTCAATGCCTTCTCCATGCCCATTTTATAATGTAGACCTTAAGGGTTTGGGATTTTTATTTACTCATCTTGACTTTAACTTGAATTCTTGGGAGAGTGATGAAGTGAAAGCCATTGCTACCCCCTCAAGTTTAATCAAGGAGTGCACTGACTTGTGTAACCTAGAAGAAATCGGACCTGGATATAGACATCGAAAAAGGTTGCATGGAACTAATATTTTTGAAGACATCCGTAAGGCAATCATAGAGGAGAGACTAAGAGAAGCAAAGGAACGGGCGTCAGCTATTGCATGGTGGAATTCCTTGAGGTGTGAGAAAAAACCCATGTTCTCTACAACACTAAGGGAAATTTTGACAGTGAAGCATCCTGTTTATGATATTCATCTTCAGAAGGCCAACCCTTTGTCCTACATGTACTCCTCGAAGCTTGCTGACATTGTCCTCTCACCAGTGGAGCGATTCCAGAGAATGTTGGACCTTGTTGAAAGTTTCATGTTTGCAATACCTGCTGCACGGGCCCCACCACCTGTTTGCTGGTGCAGTAAATCTGTGACTTCTGTGTTTCTGCACCCAACTTATAAGCAGAAATGTTCTGAAATGTTGTCACCCCTTCTATCACCTATCAGACCTGCAATTGTCCGGAGGCAAGTATATTTCCCAGACAGGCGACTTATACAGTTCGACTGTGGGAAATTGCAGGAGCTTGCAATATTGCTCAGGAAATTAAAATCAGAAGGTCATCGAGCGTTAATATTCACCCAGATGACAAAGATGCTTGATCTCTTGGAGGCTTTCATTAATTTGTATGGTTATACTTACATGCGTTTAGATGGATCAACTCAGCCAGAGGAAAGGCAGACCTTAATGCAACGCTTTAACACAAATCCAAAGTTTTTTCTCTTCATCTTGTCAACTCGGAGTGGGGGTGTTGGTATCAACCTAGTTGGGGCAGATACAGTTATCTTTTATGATAGTGACTGGAATCCTGCTATGGATCAGCAAGCTCAGGATCGATGCCACCGGATAGGACAGACACGTGAAGTTCATATTTATCGGCTAATCAGTGAGAGCACCATTGAAGAGAATATTTTAAAGAAAGCTAATCAGAAGCGTGCCCTTGATGATCTAGTTATACAGAGTGGAGGCTACAACACAGAATTCTTCAAAAAGCTTGATCCCATGGAACTGTTCTCAGGTCATAGAGCACTTCCAATCAAGAATTTGCAGAAGGAAAAGATTAACAACAATGGAAATGAGGTTTCTGTGTCGAATGCAGATGTGGAGGCTGCTTTGAAATTTGCAGAAGATGAAGCAGACTACATGGCATTAAAGAAACTTGAACAGGAAGAAGCTGTGGAGAACCAAGAGTTTACAGAAGAAGCCATTGGGAGGATGGAAGAGGATGAGTATGTAAATGAGGACGATCTGAAGGTTGATGAGCCTGTAGATCAGGGTGGCTGGATCACAACTGCAAATAAAGAAACTCGGGTGATTTTGGCTGGGAATAATCCTAATGAAGAGAGAGCTCCAGCTATTGCCAGCAAAGAAGATGATGTTGACATGCTGGCTGATGTCAAACAAATGGCTGCAGCAGCAGCTGCTGCTGGACAAGAAATCTCATCCTTTGAGAATCAGCTACGTCCAATAGATCGATATGCAATTCGTTTTCTGGAATTGTGGGATCCCATTATAGACAAGGCAGCAGTGGAATCTCAAGCTAGGTTTGAGGAGACAGAATGGGAACTGGACCGCATCGAGAGGTATAAGGAGGAAATGGAAGCTGAGATTGACGAAGATGAGGAACCCCTTGTATATGAGA GATGGGATGCAGATTTTGCAACTGAGGCATATCGGCAGCAAGTTGAGGCCTTAGCTCAACACCAG TTGATGGAGGAGCTGGAATGTGAAGCTAAGGAGAAGGAGGATGCAGAAGATGACAAATGTGATTCAATGAA CAGGAATGAAAAGCAAAGTGATCCGAAACCCAAGTCTAAAAAGAAGCCAAAGAAAGCCAAGTACAAATCTCTGAAGAAAGGATCTTTAGCTTCTGAATTGAAACCTGCAAAAGAAGAGCTAGCAACAGACCGAATGTCAATAGATGATGAGAATATTTCTCATGAGGTGGTCACCTCATCCGAAAATTTTTCAAGTGTGCAGAAAAAACGTAAGAAGGCTGAAACTACACTGGATTATGAACAAGGAAAAACCTCGAAAAAGAAGTCTAAGAAACTCAAGAAGACTCCCCCTGAAATATGTCCATTAGATTTAGATTCCAACCTGTCAGGCATGCAGCATGATGAACCTATGGATCCAAAACCATGTGAAAGTGTGGTTGATGTCGAGCAAAAATCAACAAGCCGGAGCAGGATGGGAGGGAAAGTATCCATTACTACCATGCCTGTAAAGAGGGTTTTAATGATAAAACCAGAGAAATTAAAGAAGGCAAACATTTGGTCAAGAGATTGTGTTCCATCTCCTGATTCTTGGTTGCCGCAGGAAGACGCAATATTATGTGCTATGGTTCATGAATATGGCCCTCAGTGGAGCTTGGTTAGTGAAACTCTGTATGGGATGACTGCTGGTGGATTTTATCGGGGAAGATATCGCCATCCTGTCCATTGTTGTGAGAGATTTAGAGAACTCATCCAGAGATATGTCTTGGCTGCACCTGACAATCCTAGTAATGAAAAGGTCAGCAATGCAGGCTCTGGAAAGGCTCTTCTCAAAGTAACAGAG GATAACATACGCTTGCTTTTAGATGTTGCTGCTGAGCAGCCAGACAGAGAGTTACTCCTTCAGAAGCACTTTACTGCCCTCCTTTCTTCTGTCTGGAAGGTGAAGTCACGTGTTGACCTTACTCCAAGTCGTTCATCATCCCAAAATGGTCTCTATAGGTCTCTTACTTGGAAATCCATGCAAGAACCTCCAGAAAAGCTGAAATTTACTAATTTAGGAGAGAGTAGCAGGATGTTAAAACGTGCACTCTTAGATGTCTCTCTATCGGAAGACACAGTCTCCCCCTCCAATTTAGGGCGTGAAACGTCATCAGTTACTGAACAATTGGTGATAAATCTAGAATTCCCGAAAGAACTGGAAGACTCCATGGTTCCTTTGCCCTCTTCTATAAGTTTATCAATATCTGGGGCAGACCCTCCACCATCTGTAAGCAAGGCTAGTGGAGAAGATCATCATTTTAAAGCTTCCCAAAATGTGGCTGAGAACCGTTTCAG GGCTGCTGCAAGAGCTTGTGTTGAAGATAGTGTGGGATGGGTATCCTCTGTATTCCCAACCAATGATGTTAGGAATAGATCAGTATCCAAGTTACCATCTTTGGGAAAGCACAAACTCTCCATCTCTGACTCAATGAAGCCTTCTAAATCAAGGTTCAAAAGAAGTTCAATGGAGCATACCGAGATGCCCCACCTTATTGCTGAGCCAGTATTGGAACCATTACCAGCAGCTGCACCGAAGGATCCTGATTTAAGCTTTGACCTGACTCAACCTATCATACCGGATGTTGGAATTGATGTTGTGGGAAGTAATTTAACTGATGGCACAGATATGGAGCATTCTATGGAAATGGAGAGTTATGAAGAAGTCCCACATTGCTATGTTCCTGACTTAATATCTGGCCTCGATGATTGTCCATTGTTGCCTGAATTCACTGACATTGGGTAG